The genome window GGTTAGCTAGGGATACTAAGGTTAATAGGAGTCAGAGGATGGTGGATTACAGTTTAGCCTTGTTGAACGTTATGTATCCTCACGTGTTCTCAAGAGAGATAACGCCCTTAAACGAGATCTACTTGAAGGGAATACAGTATATTAGAGATAATTTGATATAATTTTACTAACAGTTCTCGAATAAGATGACTGAATGAGAACACTCCCAAATAAAACTCACCTTTCAAAAAATTTTATTAGTTATCTTTTCCTTTAACGCTACTTTTCGCTTTTTATAATTCCTCCTTAAGGTTGTTGCGGAGTTAGATGGATTTCGTTTATTTCTTCTAACCTTACTCCCACAGTCCTAGGAACAGTAAACCATAAGATCACTGCAGCTATAACTACAGGGAATGCCTCAATAGCCCATGCGTTTATTGGCCCAGTAGCTACTACTAGAGGGAAGAGCAATAATGGACCTATAGCTCCTCCAATATGCCCTAGTCCATCAGTAATAGCAAATCCAGTAGATCTGGCTGCAGTTGGAAATGACTCACTACTCATTAAATACCCAGCTAAGTATGACAGTCCACCTCCGATAGCATTTGTGATAAGGCCTAAGGTCAAACTCATACCTAGTAGATTAAAATGCACTGCAAAATATGCTGCAACAATCATACCTACTAACCAACCTATGGAACCTATTTGGGTCAGTAATCTCCTATCTACTCTCTCAATAAAGGTTAAAAGGAGAAACGCCATCAGAGTATCTCCCAAGGCCGCAAATCCGGTAAGAAGAACGAACTGGTTAAACATTGCCCCAGAGTAACCTATGAATTTTCCATAGTAATCCCATAATGTCGAAAACGTATACTGTACGAAGTAAATGAAGAACCAGAACAATAAGAGCACTATTAGGCGTTTCATAAATACGGGCTTAGCTAGTATTGAAAATGGATTTGTAGTCTGATAGGAGTAATTTATTATTTTAGGTTCTGGTAATGACTGTACTCCAGCTCTTCTCATAGCAGTCTCTTCCATTATTCTCACAATACTCTCAGCCTCACTTATCCTCCCCTTTTTAACTAGGAATCTTACAGTCTCTGGAGCTCTGATCCTAAATACTAGTGCGGCTACTGCCATTATGGCAGCTATTCCAAAGGCTAATCTCCATCCTATGGATGGTAAGCCAGTAACTAGCAATGCAGCAATTGTTGCACCCACACCAACTGCTATCCATCCAGCCAAGTATATCCAATTCGCATATTTACCTCTTTTTGCACTTGGAGCAAATTCGGATACATATACCATAGCTAAGTTTAAATCTCCTCCTATTCCAGCTCCCTCAATGAATCTAAATACTGCGAGCATGGGGAAGTTAATAGATAATGCCATCCCCAGACTACCTATAGCAGTGAGTAACACGGTGAGTATTAGAACGGGCCTTCTACCTATTCTATCTGCTAAGTAACCTAATCCTAGAGAACCAGGAATATACCCAAAGAGACCAAGGGAAGCTACTAGTGAAGCTTGAGATGCGTTGATAAAGGGTATATATGGTAGTGCTGCTCCTATATTTCCTACAGCATCATAGAGCGTTATGAAGTAGCTAAATCCTATAGCCCATAGTAGTGCATATGATAGTCCCCAAGTGGGTAATCTATCTATCCTAGCTAGATATTCATCTAACTTACTACTCATGCGATTAGTTATGTTGATTAATTCATAAAGATATCTTATGAAAGTCAATTTTGTAGATTTATACATCAATTCTATTGTAAGAAATTCTCAATCATTGTTTTAAATTATACTACATTCCTATATACTAACTTGTTAATCTAACTCATATTTAGAAAAAAGAGGTTAGTGCTACACTGACTGTGATTTTCTTATACTCATAAATAACAGTTATTTATAAGTAGGGAAAGTATTATTGTATGCTAATTCCCTTTAGAAAGGTTTATATACTATTAGAATAAATTATAAATTGACTCAGTAGTCAAAAAGGGGGGCTAAATGTATAGGTATCCTAAAACTGAAAAGGGAAAGGAGTCATTAAATAAGATATTAAATGCTTCACTCGAACTAATTTCGGAAAGGGGATTCCTGAACACCAGCATAAGTGATATAACTAATAAGGCCGGTGTAGCTTATGGTTTGTTCTATTTCTATTTTAAGAGTAAACATGATATACTAGACGAGCTAATTAGAAGATTCAATACCAGCATGAGATATTATTTAAAGGTAAATACAATGGGTATACAAAACAGGATAGAAATGGAAAAGGAAGGTTTAGCTAAATTTCTAGAATGGATGGATCAGAATAAAAAATACTACAAGGTATTTGTGGAGGCTCAGGTACATAGACCAGAGATGTATATATGGCATTTCACTAAATTGGCAGAGAGATATAAGATTGGTCTAAAGGAGGCTATGGATAGAGGAGAGATTGTTAAAGTGGATCCAGAATTATTAGCTTACGTGCTAATAGGAATTGGCGAGATGATAGGTAGAAGATATATTTTGTGGACAAATCAAGGATTAACCAAAAAACAATATGATGACTTGGCCATTCTCATAGAAAATATGCTAAGACCTAAGTAGGCTAAACAAGGAATTTTGTATTTATTTTACTTGAGATATTAGCCATTACCACTGAAGCAGTAGTGTATCTAGCTAGATCGAAAAGGCTACCCTTCTTAAGTTTTATTGTACCAGATAACAACGCTGATACTACTTGCAATTTACCGCTTATTATATCCTTCCATGAATTATAACTTGCTTCAAGTACGTATGGTGCATCAGCCTTGCTAATATCGGTGAAAAATTCTGTACCTTGGCATTTTCCATTATTTAGATATAGTTTCATTGCCAAAGTGTTAGTGCCCTTTACGCCTAAATAGTCCAACACTTGAGCAGGTATGTCGGTCGCTATGAATAAAATTGGTGATACCCACCCTTTCCCTGCCTCATTATATTCCTTGCTTTCATTTAGGAGTCTACACCATTCTTCTGCCCACTCCTTGCTAGGATACACAAACTCAGCCATAATAGAAATTAATATGGACTTCTATATAAGTATTATTAGAAAGCGAAATTTGAACAAGATTTTTTAATAGTAGTAAATTATGATTATTGATGATTGTAGGATTTGCTGGAAGATTATATAAAAATTATGAGAAAGATGGAATAGAGCTATTAAAGGAAACCATTGATGAGGCCCTAGAAATGGCAGGATTAAGCTATGCTGATATTAATGGGATAATGGCCAACATAGGCAGAGGTTCATTCCACGGTAATAAAACGTATTTAAATCCTCCAGCTCAAATAAGTGAATATTTTGGAATAAAGCCGAAAATTATAGACCATGTACAATATGGTGGGCCATCAGTATTATCAATGATATATAGAGCATATAAAGCAATCAAGGCAGGGGATGCAGACACAATACTTTGTATACAAGGAGGAAAGATATCTCATTTGAGAGATAACCATTTTCAAAAAACAGATATAATTGATAGTCCCTTTGATGACTACATTAAGATTTATGAGCAGATGTCTCCAATATCGGATTATGCAATGGTAGCTTATAGGCATTCGAAACTCTTCGGTACCACTGATGAACAAAGAGCAAAAGTCGCTGTAATGCAGAGATATAGTGCAAGTTATAATCCTAAGGCTCTATTTAGAAATCCTATTACAGTTAAGGATGTTTTACAATCCAGGATAGTTTCTTATCCTTTACATCTTCTTGAAATAGTATATCCAATTGATGGTTTTCACGTTTTTATAGTAAGTAGAAAAAGTAGTAAATCATCCCTTAGAAATATAGATATTTTAGCATATGGAGAGGCTCACTGGCCAAATCCACCAGCTGAATGGGATGATATAATATATACTCCAGCAATCGAAAGTGCGAAAAAGGCTTCATTTGACCTTAGCAAGGTAGATGCCTTTCAGCTTTACGACTCATTCACAATAACCGTAATGTTACAGATGGAGGATATTGGATTAGTTGAGAAAGGTAAGGTTGGACAATTTGTTGAATCTCATGACTTAACTTTCAAGGGTGATGTTCCTATCAATACTGGGGGAGGTAGTTTGAATACTGGTCAACCGGCTTACATGAGTGGTGGAGTTATTTTAGAAGAAGCATTGCTTCAATTAAACGATATGGCTGATGGTCATCAAGTTAAGGGAGCTGACGTTATATTCTTAAATGGAATTGGGTGGTGGAGTAGAAGGCATAGCGTAACTTTAGTATTGGGTGAGCGGAAATGAAAGATGATGAGATAAGAGAATTATACTTTAAATATTTCAATGAAGAGAAGCTACCATTCATTCAGTGTAATAAGTGTGGTTATAGGTTTTACTATCCAAGAGTATTTTGCCCTAAATGTCATTCTTCAGATATAGAAGTTAGATTTAGTAAAGGACATGGTAAAATATTTGCCATGACTAAAATTTATAGGAAAGACGGTAGTCATGTTGTTTATGGAATTGTAGAGCTAGAAGAGGGATTTAGAATGTATTCCAATATAGTAGAGGAGAGTCAAGCTGACATTGGAAAGAGGGTTGAATTAATATTTAAGGAGATAAACGGCAAGAAGTATCCCCTATTTAGGGTAGTCTAGCCCCTTAGTTTCATTTTTTATCTATAAAGGTAAAAAAGCTTAAATATAGAAAAGATCACATATTACATGTGGAGATAATAAAAGGTTTTCCTTCAACTATGATGGACGACTATCAACTTAATGTTGTACAAATATTGGAACATGCGGGTAAGTGGTATGGTGAGCAAGAAATCGTCTCTAGGAGGAAAGATAATACAATTTTAAGATACAATTATAGAGAAGCATTTAGAAGGGTTAAAAAACTCGCAAGTTCACTTAAGTCTTTAGGTGTTAAGGTTGGTGACAGAGTAGGTGTATTAGAATGGAATACACATAGGTTTTACGAATTATACTTCGCAATACCCGCAACTGGTGCAGTACTGTTAGAGCTAAATCCTAGACTTCACCCACTTCAATTGGCAAAGATTATCAACCACTCTAAAGTATCATTTTTGTTCTTAAACGAGGACTTCATTCCCCTAGTTGAGAGTATATCAAATAATATTCCATCAGTTAAGAAGTTCATATTAATTTCTGATTTAGAGAAGACACATCAAGGTAATTATTACGATTACGAGAAACTAGTAGAGGAAGGCGATGAGGAATACGAGATACCAATGTTTGATGAGAAGACAGCGTGCTATGCAGCATATACTACTGGTACTACAGGAGATCCCAAAGGCATATATTATTCACATAGATCGATAGTATTAAATACATTGGTAATATCACGTAATATTACAATAGATGATACTTTTATGCAATTAGTACCCATGTTCCATGTAAATGGTTGGTTGGGATTCATGGCTGCTACACTAGTTGGAGCAAAGCTTGTGTTACCGGGAAGATATACTGCTGAGAATCCGAAACCATTAGTTGACTTAATGATTAACGAGAAAGTAACAGTTACAGCTGGTGTTCCAGAAGTGTTTAGCTCTATTTTAAATTACTTAAGAAATATGGAAAACAAGCCATTATTTGTAAATTCCAGAATACTTATAGGCGGAAGTGAGCCTCCTCTGAGCTTAGTTTTAGGTCTAATGGAGTTTGGATTTCAAGTTGGTCAAGGGTACGGTGCTACCGAAACCACTCCTTCAGTTGCGGGTAGTGTTATTAAACCCAAAATAAGGGAGAAATATTCTGAAAAGGATATGCTAGATTTGTTAAGAAAACAAGGTATACCAGCTTTTGGAATTGATATAAAGGTTGTTGATCCATCAACTGGTAAAGAGGTACCACATGACGGTAAGACTGTAGGAGAATTATGGATCAGAGGGCCGTGGATCGCCTCATCCTATTATAATGATCCCAGAACAATGGAGTCGTTTGTTGGTGATGGTGTAGATAGATGGTGGAGAAGTGGCGATTTAGCTGTAGTAGATGAGCTAGGTTATATTAAAATAGTAGATAGAATAAAGGATGTTATAAAGAGCGGAGGAGAATGGATAAGTACTGTAGATTTGGAGAATCAATTAATGACTCATCCTGCTGTAGCTGAGGCTACAGTCATAGGTGTTCCTCATCCCAAGTGGGGAGAAAGACCATTAGCGTTTGTTGTGTTAAGGCAAGGATTCGAAAATAAGGTTAGCAAGGAGGAACTATTAAGGCATTTAAGTCAGAGGTTTGCTAAGTGGCAGCTACCTGACGATATAATATTTGTTAAGGAGATTCCTAAGACTAGTGTAGGTAAATTCGATAAGAAGGTTTTAAGGGAAAAATATAAGGATTTCTTTACTAGTGGTAGATAAGAAAATATTTAAAAGTAAAGAGGAGGTATTTAAACTATGAGTAAGAATGAGGATGAATTAGAAGAGTACAGAAATAAGGTAAGGGAATGGATAAGGAATAATGTACCCGAGGAGGTGAGGACTAAGGGAGACATGGCCCCTCCAGATGTCTTAAGGGAATGGCAAAGGAAAATATATGAGGCCGGATATTTAGGGGTCTCTTGGCCAAAGGAATATGGAGGATGGGGAGAAAATCCAATTAAAGAGATAATAGTTAGAGAAGAATTCGCTAAGGCAGGAGTACCCTATGCGACAGTTGGTCTAGGAGTATCCGTAGTTGGTCCGGCAATTATTCTTAATGGTACTGAGGAACAAAAGAAGAAATACATAAGGAGAATATTAACGGCTGAGGATATATGGTGTCAAGGTTTTTCTGAACCTCATGCTGGATCAGATTTGGCTGGCATAAAGACTAAAGCTGAGGATAAGGGAGACTACTTTCTAGTTAATGGACAGAAGATATGGAGTAGTTATGCGCATTTGGCTAACTATTGCCTTCTCTTGACTAGAACTGGCGATGTATCAGAGAGACACAAGGGACTTACCATGCTTATAGTTGATATGAAAAGCGAGGGAATAAGAGTAAGTCCAATCAAGCAAATTACTGGGAGATCAGAATTTAACACAGTATATTTTAATAACGTAAAGGTTCCTAAGGAGAACGTAGTTGGCAAAATAGGTGAAGGATGGAAAGTAGCGATGTCCACGTTAAATTATGAGAGGCTTAACATAGGAACAATATTGTTTACAGTAGAAAGACTCATAAGGGATTTGTCAATCAATAATGAGCAATTATTTAATATAGCAGAAGATATAATTGCGCTAAAGTCATTTTATAAAAGAATATTGGAAAGGTTAAAGAAAGGATATATTGCAGGTCCAGAGGCTGCAGTAATAAAGTTAGTAGCTTCAGAAGCAATACAGAGGGTTTACGAAAATGCCATGGCTAATGCTGAAATAGAAGGACTAGTTATGGAAAGAGAACCTGAATTTAGACCAGAGATAGCGTATGGCTTATTAGCCTCTAGAGCAATAACAATAGCTGGCGGTACTTCTGAGATATTGAGGAATTTATTAGGGGAAGTCGTCCTAGGATTACCAAAAGGTTAAATAAAAATAAAAAGAGAGAGAATAAAAAACATTATTCTCCTTTAAATTGCGGTTTTCTTTTTTCCAAGAAAGCTCTTACTCCCTCCTCTACATCTTTAGTTGTAAATAGAAGTCCAAATAGTGTTGACTCTAGAGTTTGTCCAGTCCAGATATTAGATTCATAGCCTAACTCTATAGCTAATTTAGCTGCTAATAGGGATATTGGAGATTTTTCTGCTATTTTTAAGGCTACTCTTCTCACTTCTTCCTCAAATCTATTGGCTGGAACTACTAAATCCACTAATCCCATCTTATAAGCATCTTCAGCTGAGACCATATCACCAGTATATATCATTAACTTTGCCCTTCCCTTACCAACTAGTCTAGGTAGTCTTTGTGTTCCTCCAGCTCCAGGTATTATGCCTATATTTATTTCAGGTTGTCCCAGTTGTGCTACCTCAGAGGCTATCCTTATATCACAAGCCATGGCTAACTCAAGCCCACCTCCTAATGCAAACCCATTTATTCCCGCAATTATTGGCTTAGTATAAAGAGCAATTTTGTTCACTACATTCCTTAAAGTCCTTAACCTTATTACGTCTATTGGTCTTAGCGTAGTGAATGAACCTATATCGGCTCCAGCTGAAAAAGCTCTACCATTGCCAGTAATTATAACAACTCTCACATCATTTCTGCTTTCCAATTCATCTAGACTTTTGTCAAGTTCACTAACTAACTCTGGATTTAGTGCGTTTAATCGTTCGGGTCTATTTAATATAATCCATGCTAATGGTGGTTCAATACGTAAGATAAGTGTATTTAGTTTCTTCTCCTCAATCTTTCCATACTGGTAAAATCCGCTCCCTGTCTTTATTCCTAACTTATTCTCATTTACCATTTGGGTTATCAATGGATCTGGTGAGAAAACATTATAACCAGATAATGCCTTCAGATCCTCCAAAGCCTTAAGGACATTATCAACACCTAACTCGTCTGCATATTGGAATATTCCTTTTGGAAGTCCTAATCCTAATCTCACGCCTAAATCTATATCATCCCTACTCGCTATTCCTTCTCTTAATAGTCTAGCAGCCTCATTTACACCTCCAGCCAAAATTAATGCGGGATTTAATTTATCAGCCAATTCCTTTGGCAACTCTGGTTTAACATATTTACCAGGCGCTGGATAAGTGTAGAAACCCTTACCGGTCTTCACACCCAATTCATTATTTTTAAACTTCTGCTCTATCAAACTGCATATAGGTATATTATCTCTTATTCCTAGTTCTTCTCTGGACTTCGAAACGTAATATGCTACATCTATTCCCGTGTAGTCTATTAATTCAAATACTCCCATTGGAAATCCCAATTTATATCTGGCAACTGCGTCAACTTCTCTGTAGTCTGCCACTTTCTTCTCAACTAATACGCATGAGGCAATATTTATCTGACCTAAAATCCTGTTTACAACGTATCCTGGTACATCCTTATTTATCATTATTGGCTGTTTGCCAAACTTCTTAGCTAAATCGTAAGTTATTTTAGCAGTCTCATCACTAGTTTTATCCCCTTTCATTACTTCTACAAGTTGCATTAATACTGGAGGATTGAAGAAGTGCATTCCCACAACTTTATCTTGTCTCTTAGTAGCTTCAGCTATTTTAGTAATTGGTAGGCTACTTGTATTTGTAGCCAATATTGCATGGGGTGGTAATAATTCGTCAAGTTTGGAGAAAACTTGTTTCTTTATGTCAATTCTCTCGGTTGAAGCTTCTATCGAAAAGTCTGCATCGCTTACTGTCTTATCCAATCCCACTATGGTAGTAATCCTTGACATTATGGTATCTACACTCTCTTTTAACTGCCCTCTCTCTTGTAACTTACTTAAACTCCATCTTATCCTTTCTAACGCATTGTTAAGTATATCTTGAGATATATCGCTTAAGTACACCTTATATCCAGAAATTGCTGCAACTTCAGCTATTCCATGTCCCATTGTTCCTGCTCCTACGACGAGAATCTTTTTAATATCTTCTACCTTCATCGGATATATATAAAGCGAAATAAGGTTAAAAAGTAATCTCAATTCATTCTTCATACAATTTTAAATATTTTACCCATTTTATATCAACTAATCATAGCATAATAAATACTATTATTGACATTTATCTCCTTTATAAAACCCTCCTCAACTAGATATTTAATATGTGATAATGTTTCTCCCATAGCTAATTGTTTATCAAAAGTTGAGAGCTCATCCCACTTCTTATACCAAGAAATTCTAGATGCAATATCAAATCCATTAGCCCTCCTTAAGGTCCTTAAAATATTTATTATTTCCTCTAGCCGTTTTTTATGATGTTCCTTTATTTCCTCTACCCTTTTACTTACGTCTTTAAACGGCTCTCCATGCGCTGGATATAATTGCTCAACATTTAGTTTTTCCACTCTATCAAGGCTTTCTAAATACGCCTTTAATGGATTATCCTCCAATCTTAACAACGATACGTTTGGCGTTACATCTTGTAATATGTGATCCCCACTAAATATTACTTTCTCGTAAACTAGGCAAATATGACCCATAGTGTGACCTGGAGTTAATAACACTCTCATTTGTTCTTGGCCTAATTTTATCACATCTCCATCCTTAACAGTATTGAAATTTACGCCGTCAATAATTTCACTAAATCTACTCCGATTTCTAAGCATTCTCTGAATAAACTCTTCTGGAAAACCATTTGCGAGAAAATATTGTCTCATTTCTCTTTCATATTCTTCACTAAGCAAGTATGTTATATATTCGTACTCCTTTTCCGAGATCAATATGTTACTCTTATCCTTAAACAATCTAACTAAGCCCATGTGGTCTGGATGATAATGAGTAATTAAGACGAAGGTTGGAAAACCATGAACTTTCAAATAACTTGTTAAAGCGATTATATCTTCTTGAGTAGGTAGCCCAGTATCGATTAATATGCTTTCTTCATTGTCTTTTACTAAATATGCGTTTATGTACTTTAAGGGCCCTTGCATTGGTAGCTTTAATGTATATATCATCACACACTCAATCTCTCTTAACTAGCTTTAAAATTTATCCCTTAAGTCCAATAAAGCTATTTTACTTTTTCTCTCTTTTATAAACTGAATAAATATCTAATTAAATAGTTAAAAATTATCATTACTGGGACTAAAACTACTTAGATTATACTATTTATTTCAGTCAAGACTCGTATTACTGACAAAGATAGTACCTAACTATACAATATATGTATAAATCTACAAAATTGACTTTTATAAGACATTTTTATAAATTAATCGGCAGAAGTAGTCTCATGAGTAGTAAGTTAGATGAATATTTAGCTAGGATAGATAGGCTACCAACTTGGGGACTATCATACGCGCTACTATGGGCATTGGGAATAGGATACTTTGCAACGCTATATGACGCAGTGTCCAATTTAGGTTATGCTTTACCTTTCATCCCTTTTATAAACGCGATACAAGCTTCAATTATTGTTTCAGTAGGATTGGCAGGTTACATCATAGGCTCAATAGGGCTTGGCATTGCATCAGATAGGATAGGTAGAAGACCAATATTGGTATCCACATTTGCGCTTTTATGTATTGGAAGTTTAGGTATGGGTTTATCTACCAATTATTTCATACTTTTAGTTTTTAGAATCATAGAAGGTATAGGTATTGGTGCAAGTCTAAATTTAGCTATGGTTTATGTTGCAGAGTTTTCTCCCAGTATGAAAAGAGGAAAATACGCTAATTGGATTTTCATCTCAGGTTGGACAGCAGTAGGGGTAGGTACAGTGGCCGCAGCTTTCATCGTTACTCTAACTCCAGCAGTAGGTTGGAGAGTAATTTTCCTTATCCCTGGAATCTTATCACTTATAACTACTGTTATTTTAGCTATTTTGTCTCCAGAAAGTATTAGAATATTAATAAGGAAAGGAAAGGTGCAAGAAGTCGAAAAAATTGTAAATAAAATGGAAGAAGTAAGTATGAAAAGGGCTAAGGTGGAATCACTTCCACAGCCCAAAATAGTTCATTATGAGGAGATTCCATCTTCTAGTCAGCTTAAAATACTAAGAGAGCCGAAATATCTTAAACGCCTAATCTCGCTCATAGTTTTTTGGTTCTTCATCTACTTTATACAGTACACATCCACTGGCCTTGGTCCCACATTCGTAAAGGTAGTAGTGGGCTTTTCTTCTGCCCAGTACGCGGAATATATCAGATTGTCGGGGTTTGCAGCTATTGGCGCTACCATTATCTCATTTATTCTATTAGGGGTAGTAGAAAGGACTGATAGAAGGCTACTAACCCAGATTGGAGGAATAGGGTTCTTAGTCAGCTCTTTCGTATCTACATATTTACTTCTTAACAAGGAACTTATAACTTGGTTTATAGCATATTTTCTATTGGAATTCGTTGTTAACCCACCATACTTAGCTGGATATTTGATGAGCAGTGAAGCATTCCCAACAGCGGCTAGATCAACGGGCTTCGCAATAACTGATGGTATAGGGCATTTAGGTGGAGTTATTGGGCCTCTACTTTTATTTCCTCTAATAAAAATAATAGGTCCTTTACCAGCATGGGTAGTTCTAGGTCTTCCAGTTCCGTTCGCTGCTGCACTATTATGGTTTACTATTCCGAAGACGGTAGGTGTAAGACTTGAAGAGGTTAATGAAGCCTTTAAAGAGAATACGGGAAGATAAAGCCTTTCTCTAAAATGGCCTTGGCAAATCTTTGAGAGCTAATAGTGAAAGCTTCTTAAAATTAGATAGTAAACCATATATGGAGTCAAAAATATAAGGTTAATTAGGTGGAAAAATTCCTCTAGATCCAGAGGTAAGAAAGTTTTTAGACTACTTTTATAAGTATAACGTTTTAGATTTTTCAAAATATTCATTACAAGAAATTAGGGAAAAACTCAATAAGCTTTTAGCAGAGGCAACTCCGAAGGATCCAGTATATAAGATTGAAGATAGGAAAATTAGAGGTTCAGAAACTGAGATACCTATAAGAATATATTATCCAGATGATAAAAAGGCACATCCCATTATTCTCCACTTTCATGGTGGCGCTTGGATTTTAGGCAGTATCGAAACTGAGGATAGTGTGTCTAGAATATTAGCTAATTCTTGTAACTGTATAATTATTTCAGTTGATTACAGACTTGCGCCAGAACATAAGTTTCCCGCAGCCGTAACTGACTGCTTCGATTCGATTAAATGGGCTTATGAGAATGCTGAAAATATAGGTGGAGATAAAAATAGGATTGCAGTTTTCGGGATTAGCGCTGGAGGCAACTTAGCAGCAGTCACATCTATTCTTTCCAGAGATCATGGGATAAAATTAAAGGCACAAGCACTTGTGGTTCCATTCGTATATCTAGATTTAGCCTCTAGATCAATGACTGAATATAGAAAAGGTTATTTCTTGGACATCAATGTACCAATAGATTACGGAGTAAGAATGTACATAAGAGACGAAAGGGATATCCTTAATCCTATGTTCGTCCCCTTAATTGCAGAAAATCTTTCAAATTTACCACAAGCTATAGTTGTGACTGCAGAATTTGATCCCCTAAGAGATCAGGGAGAAGCTTACGCTAAAAGGTTAATGG of Sulfolobus sp. E5-1-F contains these proteins:
- a CDS encoding acyl-CoA dehydrogenase family protein yields the protein MSKNEDELEEYRNKVREWIRNNVPEEVRTKGDMAPPDVLREWQRKIYEAGYLGVSWPKEYGGWGENPIKEIIVREEFAKAGVPYATVGLGVSVVGPAIILNGTEEQKKKYIRRILTAEDIWCQGFSEPHAGSDLAGIKTKAEDKGDYFLVNGQKIWSSYAHLANYCLLLTRTGDVSERHKGLTMLIVDMKSEGIRVSPIKQITGRSEFNTVYFNNVKVPKENVVGKIGEGWKVAMSTLNYERLNIGTILFTVERLIRDLSINNEQLFNIAEDIIALKSFYKRILERLKKGYIAGPEAAVIKLVASEAIQRVYENAMANAEIEGLVMEREPEFRPEIAYGLLASRAITIAGGTSEILRNLLGEVVLGLPKG
- a CDS encoding MFS transporter, which codes for MYKSTKLTFIRYLYELINITNRMSSKLDEYLARIDRLPTWGLSYALLWAIGFSYFITLYDAVGNIGAALPYIPFINASQASLVASLGLFGYIPGSLGLGYLADRIGRRPVLILTVLLTAIGSLGMALSINFPMLAVFRFIEGAGIGGDLNLAMVYVSEFAPSAKRGKYANWIYLAGWIAVGVGATIAALLVTGLPSIGWRLAFGIAAIMAVAALVFRIRAPETVRFLVKKGRISEAESIVRIMEETAMRRAGVQSLPEPKIINYSYQTTNPFSILAKPVFMKRLIVLLLFWFFIYFVQYTFSTLWDYYGKFIGYSGAMFNQFVLLTGFAALGDTLMAFLLLTFIERVDRRLLTQIGSIGWLVGMIVAAYFAVHFNLLGMSLTLGLITNAIGGGLSYLAGYLMSSESFPTAARSTGFAITDGLGHIGGAIGPLLLFPLVVATGPINAWAIEAFPVVIAAVILWFTVPRTVGVRLEEINEIHLTPQQP
- a CDS encoding TetR/AcrR family transcriptional regulator, yielding MYRYPKTEKGKESLNKILNASLELISERGFLNTSISDITNKAGVAYGLFYFYFKSKHDILDELIRRFNTSMRYYLKVNTMGIQNRIEMEKEGLAKFLEWMDQNKKYYKVFVEAQVHRPEMYIWHFTKLAERYKIGLKEAMDRGEIVKVDPELLAYVLIGIGEMIGRRYILWTNQGLTKKQYDDLAILIENMLRPK
- a CDS encoding long-chain-fatty-acid--CoA ligase; amino-acid sequence: MEIIKGFPSTMMDDYQLNVVQILEHAGKWYGEQEIVSRRKDNTILRYNYREAFRRVKKLASSLKSLGVKVGDRVGVLEWNTHRFYELYFAIPATGAVLLELNPRLHPLQLAKIINHSKVSFLFLNEDFIPLVESISNNIPSVKKFILISDLEKTHQGNYYDYEKLVEEGDEEYEIPMFDEKTACYAAYTTGTTGDPKGIYYSHRSIVLNTLVISRNITIDDTFMQLVPMFHVNGWLGFMAATLVGAKLVLPGRYTAENPKPLVDLMINEKVTVTAGVPEVFSSILNYLRNMENKPLFVNSRILIGGSEPPLSLVLGLMEFGFQVGQGYGATETTPSVAGSVIKPKIREKYSEKDMLDLLRKQGIPAFGIDIKVVDPSTGKEVPHDGKTVGELWIRGPWIASSYYNDPRTMESFVGDGVDRWWRSGDLAVVDELGYIKIVDRIKDVIKSGGEWISTVDLENQLMTHPAVAEATVIGVPHPKWGERPLAFVVLRQGFENKVSKEELLRHLSQRFAKWQLPDDIIFVKEIPKTSVGKFDKKVLREKYKDFFTSGR
- a CDS encoding Zn-ribbon domain-containing OB-fold protein — translated: MKDDEIRELYFKYFNEEKLPFIQCNKCGYRFYYPRVFCPKCHSSDIEVRFSKGHGKIFAMTKIYRKDGSHVVYGIVELEEGFRMYSNIVEESQADIGKRVELIFKEINGKKYPLFRVV
- a CDS encoding SCP2 sterol-binding domain-containing protein, whose product is MAEFVYPSKEWAEEWCRLLNESKEYNEAGKGWVSPILFIATDIPAQVLDYLGVKGTNTLAMKLYLNNGKCQGTEFFTDISKADAPYVLEASYNSWKDIISGKLQVVSALLSGTIKLKKGSLFDLARYTTASVVMANISSKINTKFLV
- a CDS encoding thiolase family protein, yielding MIVGFAGRLYKNYEKDGIELLKETIDEALEMAGLSYADINGIMANIGRGSFHGNKTYLNPPAQISEYFGIKPKIIDHVQYGGPSVLSMIYRAYKAIKAGDADTILCIQGGKISHLRDNHFQKTDIIDSPFDDYIKIYEQMSPISDYAMVAYRHSKLFGTTDEQRAKVAVMQRYSASYNPKALFRNPITVKDVLQSRIVSYPLHLLEIVYPIDGFHVFIVSRKSSKSSLRNIDILAYGEAHWPNPPAEWDDIIYTPAIESAKKASFDLSKVDAFQLYDSFTITVMLQMEDIGLVEKGKVGQFVESHDLTFKGDVPINTGGGSLNTGQPAYMSGGVILEEALLQLNDMADGHQVKGADVIFLNGIGWWSRRHSVTLVLGERK